acaaaagtaacaaaataataatccaAAATCAATATACACAGTCTCTAGAATtcacttttcacttgtactTCGTAGGTACGAACCTTCATATCATAGATGCGGTAAATGGGTCATTGGCAGTTCTGTGCTTTGTAACAAGGCTTTCTTGTTTGCTTATAAGATTAAAATGAACAAAGAATATgaaccatttgttttttttctgtagaGTAAGTTCAACAAAAGATTGAGGTAAAGGTGAAATAATTGACGGACAATAAATAGGGTTCAATGCCAGGAGCCATTCAAGACTCACGATAGGTGAGATAACAGTCATCTTTTTGTTCTAATGTTCTTTCCTTTACTCTTGTTAAAAGAATTTGTTCTAATTAGTGAAGGTTATGTTAAGTTGCTTTGAAAATGTAAATCTATTGATGGTAGTTTAGGTTGGCTTGAGGTGATTGTCAGGTATAAAGAGAAACATTCTATACCCAGACACTTTGTTTTAAACTCGATGAAACTTAAAACTATGTAACTAAGGATCACAACGAACTTCTAAAAACTCTAAATAACAGCATTAACCACTAAATATAATCCTTAATtgtttagaatcaattccaaagcacacagacaaCACCATCTTCCAACTATAGTTCGATAGGAACTTCCAGATCTCTATACCTTCCAGTAGATAGGGTATTCCTGGAAGACGAATCAATCTACATTTATAAAGATCGAAAACTTACGACGGACTTGCTCCAACATTTTATGTGATAAAATAAGCCTTTTTctggctgaaaaaaaaaacataacatcaACATTTAATATCCAAactttctcagatagtcaggccgtcATTAAATTTCTGAATTATATCTCTACAATTTCTATAACAGTGCATAATTGTCAATTGTCTCTAATCAAAATGGCacaatatttaagtttgatttatGACTCACGGCAGGTGAAAGGACAGTAATTTTTCACTTTGCCAAGGTGCCGGGCTATAGGGACGTTCCAAGAATCTGTAAAGCAGATTTTTTCGGCAAAAATTCGGCACAGTGCAACCCTTTTGCAAAGCAAAGTTTTTGGTAAGACAAGATGCCATAAATCAAACcaacattaaatggaaaaacaCAAGAACATCTGACCTACCCTAGATTTTAATTGCTTAAGGTTACATAAGGAACTATTATTGGTTTTactgagcttagaagaaagcctcaagattcacgTGGTTTCACAATGGACCAAAACCTGGCCTACAACTGGTGTGTAATAGAATTCTCTTTGGTGAACTACTCGGTAAGAGAAAGTATTAATAGAATGTGAAGAATTGTTTCTTCgtctttagaaaatatttggaaaatgaAAAGTCAGGTGCAGTGCTTTTATATAAGAACGGAAACTTGAGTCATTTTTAGTTGTCACATAAGTTTAAAGGATTGAAGTTCGTAAATTTGTAGTTCTAACGCAGTAAAGCAATACAAACAATTTCTTCCTCGGTTCCGACTCGGTTCTTTCTCAGGCAATTCGCCGCCagttcaacgctgccagtgagtgttattaCTCTGCCTGTACTTGAAAAAGTTAGtcattctatgggaccaatcttttttcgcactcgtattgtggcaagagttcttaaagatctcaacattcataaatccgctggtccggatggtatccccgctattgttctgattAATGTTCAGCCCATCCCATCTTCCTCACCGTCCAATTACccaccgattgcacttacgtcgcTTCTTTAAAAGGTCaaggaaacgctgattaattatcagctcaagaaatattttgaagatcaaaagcttcttaatgaccgtcagtacggctttcgaagtaataggtccactggtaatctcatggtttatctcccCGAACAGTGGATCAAATCTTTACtttgctttggagaaagtaagattataacacttgatatttcaaaagcatttgatagtttttgacataaggctctcttatcgaaaatgcgtactttcggttttcacgaatccctgattcattggattagtaattacctttcggatcgttcaataccaGTACTATTGTGGATGAATTCATGTCttaaaacctcaaaataaatactggcgtgccccagggctctgttctatctccaacactctttctcgtttttgtttatgatctcatgtctgcaacttctaatccaatacattattttgctgacgatagtacccttagcttttcatattcgttttcagacacACATCCCCTTCTTTTGATGTAGAACTGCAAAGGCAAAATaagataagctcattaaattccgacctaaacagcattgtacaatgggaaataaaaaccgcgtgaaatttaatgcttctaaaacccaatgctgtcttgtatcgttaaagcgagatataccccctttgccatCATCCATGTATCCCACTTTCATCAATGAGACTGTCACCATCCATCTCTTGTGGGaagatcacatacgcgatgccgccaaaaattccgcaaggtgcttgggtttccttaggcaaggcaaaaaaaatgtcaccccttctgatctggtcTAAaactcctgcaacttactttaacctcttggatagtattgaacgtggagcatttaaattgataggtgataacaCCATCATAAGCTCATTTACTTcgctgtcaaatacagagattcgttttttatcCGTACTACGCAAattgtggaatgctttaccacactctgtttttccaagtcattgcaatattcatgaattcaaaaccaatgtgcgccgacatctccttttaagcaaaggtttgttttgaaaaacccCAAAGGTTAATAAGATATTTATTAAGTTTGATgtgcaaacaaaattagaattaaGTTTGTAGTCCCGAAGAAGGTGTTAAAAAGTACCTGTTGTTTTGTGTCACATGAAAAGGAATAATATCTAAATTTACCTGTAAGCgtgttttaaatcagataaaaggATACTCTAATTGTTGGGGAACTTAGTACGATTATTAGATATAATCTAGAAGTATGGGTAAAGGTAAGGGTCTAACCAGGGAAGAAATATGCCTAATTCGAGCTTACCAGTATATCGACAAAAATATCCATTTTATAGGCAGCTAAATTATAAGTTCAAATGTTGTATACAGCTACCTCAAGGACCCAgagaggttaaaaaaaaaaacacaaatgaaGAGTCAAGAAAACcatatgatttcaaaaaaggcaGGCAGTGAGAGCTGCTTAAAATTCAAGGCTTTCCATTAGTTAAATTAAGGCAGAAGCTGGTGTAAATGATCAACTGTATATCGTGTGATACAGAAGGCAGACCATATACGACACCAAAAAGTGAGTCAACGCcataattttgcaacaaatcacTTCAGGTGAAATCGAACTTGGCAATTCCGTCGTCTTTTCCGATGAAAAAACAACTAAGCTTGGGCGGATCTGAAGGATATAGCTGCTACTTTCATGATTTATGAAAGGAAGAATTCTTGCTATAAAAACAGCAAAAGAGACACCGCCGTATGGAGAGCAATCACCTATCATGGAACCGTGGAGCTagattttcaaagctttaaaatgGCGCCAATCACTTACAATTCGATTTTGGGACGAGCTTTTCCGCAGTTACTATTTAgtttgtatttatcaactttatcgaaacatttttgtttgtaatataaacttaatacatatCTTATTCATTCATATTgtcgtcaaataaaaaacgaaaaagaggctggggtgcgaccctAACTGATAACTTCGAATCCCGTCCGTTGATTTGTCtagcttaaattttttttagtttttcgtgttttgttaaaaaactttcaattcgatgttataaaaaaaattacagaatgttcaaaccaatatttctcataagataaaagatttaagccaaaatctcaaagtttcgaaagaaaatcaatttttacttacttttgttaatttattttattttttaaatagaattagtttaaagccattgtcccaaagttttaaaaagttatttgagtcgataatctttttttactaacttttattattttttaaaaaaaaaaactgtcaattcgatttttctcacaattttgccgaatgttaaaaacaatatttcatttaagataaaatatgttaaaagccataatctcaaatttgggaaaagatatttgcgtcgaaattcaagttttactttgtaatgtttttttttttggtttttattttttataaaaaaaaaagtttcagttcaatttttctcaacattttaccaaattttaaaaacgttatttttcgttgcacaaaattgttttggagatgaaatcattttttataagtataattttcgaggtgacaaatatttgttttcagttttttttttgatttataaaaaaaatttaattggattttttcaaaaaaaatttatttgtttggtataacgttacaataatatgttatataaaatttaattcaagtctctagagtttttggttcgtgggatatttagagttaacgcaatttttttgagagccctttctgcatctttctgcaatattatctctgtaacaaaatttatttgaagtcgatatctctactggagctgtggatgacaaaaaaaaaacgttgcgaacgtacagACCGCaaggacgtacacacgcacttacataggttaggttaggttaggttggagtggctgtccagatgtcattgacaaatgtagacctcaagggtccattgtgataccactaatgaggttactttTGGgtgagtaatgaatttaaacaaaccattttgtacttttaataaagttagagagacgttttgtgtcaatcgttgccagttcactggtgttatcgcagaagggattaccgagaaagtaattccttctaatggagagtgctggacatgtacacaaAAGGTgtaggactgtttcctcttcctcctcgtccatgcagcttctacagaagtcatttgtgtagacccctagcctcagagcatgtcttcctatgaggcagtggcccgttattactccaattgtagagcttatactttgtctgctcagtgatatcaagctttttgaacgttttaagtcaatacttggccatatttgcttggttgctaggcaggtggtactttgtgaccatctagcatttgttgtttctagagcatattgcttgagaagatatttgcatgtagcaagtggtgttcctatgttatgtttttgtctaacataaggcagaagtgttccgtttttggcgagctaatcggctttgcaatttcccggaatgtctctgtggcccggcacccaaatgaggtgaatgttaaactgttccgtcatctcattcagagatgattgacaatcgtggactgttcgaaagtttgtggagacagacgcgagagatttaagagcggcttggctgtctgagaagattcgcatatccttacaagatataacgttttctttaatcgctattacttctgcctggaatacactaaattgattgggaagtctataggatagactgagattcagttgttctgaaaagataccatttccaactccgtgatcgctctttgaaccgtcagtatagaagtgtaccgcatcgtcttccaggggtccctcttcttcccaggaggatcttgaagggatggacacatggaatcttttaccaaataccatttttggagtggtatagtctaagcgatctgggatagatctgaaattgtctagaatagtagtatgtccagtattgttaatggtccattgagaggtggctctaagccttacacatgagttggcagccacctttttagagaagatgtcaagtaatgttaggtttaaaagcacttccagtgctgcggttggtattgtgcgaagtgctcctgtgatgcacatacctgctgaccatcttatccagtgcggtccaccatacgacggctccataaatgagtatcggcctgattaccgaagtgtatagccagtgggttatttttggggagaagccccattttgatcctatggcctttttacaagtaaaaagcgctacagtagcctttttgactctttcatcaatatttgccttccaatttagttttttgtctaaaatggggcccaaatatttagcttgatcggaaaagcttaatggtattcctctaatcttgggtgggctaatctgaggaattttatatcttctcgaaaagattattaattctgttttgtgtgggttgacgtcgaatccacattgcttaacccatttagttagcctctttagggcattttgtaggagttccgagagaacttgggggtgcttccaagatacggatatcgcaacgttcGACAGCATAGGCAttaggcaatcaccttaaaaccctctgcttccaatgctgtaagtaggtcgtttactaccatgttccataaaagtgGCGAAAGtggcctcgattcaccgatctggtggtagtaaaacttctcatgttagaaattattgtcctgcttttgagcatgagacttataagatctatgagtgacttctctaatttcagcttatccattgctgttgtgatcgtcTGGTAACTGACGtcgttgaaagctccttcaatatctaggaacgctaccaggttatattctttgtattcgagggaatgttcaatagtacgtaccagcgagtgaagtgctgattctactgattttcccttagagtaagcatgttgagctgtggaaatgagacgttgctttaaattatgtctgatataaatttcaatcaatctttccaaggttttaagaaggaaggatgataggctgattggtcgtagatctttagggttaacgtgtgagggtttccctgctttgggaatgaagactacttttgccattctccaggctttgggaatatatctcaatcttacacagcttgtcagaatgatttccaatggtggaataatcatgtatgagcatttttgtagttcggccggaatgattccgtctggtcctggagagttatatggatcaaagctgtctatggcccattgcagtttttcccgcgttattagatcaactaaatcgcttgtataagCTAAATACTCTAATGTTAAGTCtttgattatgttagagctacctagaaagtgggtgtctaataacagattaagagattcttcacctgtgatagtccacgtgcctgcttctgtctttaaagcattgggtattgttggactttttgagagaattttccagAGTCTtaaggcttctgaagtattttctattttgccataaaaatttctccaagaagacatcttactctttcttaattcttttttatattgctttagagcttgtttgtataattctcagtcagaaggagatctagtgtacttagatctgttgaagagtttgcgacagctctttctgaatggttgtagttctttacttttaagaaggttgtgattaagcagttgtgctaatACTTCCCTATAACGCACttacatacatctttctaaaaatcttttatttcgacaatatggaaataatttttatttcgactatataAAACGCcgcgaaatgtcaaaattttctattttacaaatcggacccattacaataagttCTTATTACCAACTTTGACAGTCGAGTTGTGAAACGATGTGATGACAACATATTGTTACAAAATAGTGTTAACGTTTAAGAACGACACAAATTAACGCTTGTAAAAAATAGTTAGAAAAAGAACAGACCTCTGTAAAGATTAATTTTCGAAACATGAAAAAGAACCCGTACTAAATAAATTCGAAAACATATTGGTGTATTTCATATGGATGTTaagtatttcaataaaaataaaaaaaagaacccaAAGATTTGATATATCCttccttaaattttgtatctctcaACAggtagttttaaataaaaatattatttccttttGCTCAAAAATCAGATTTATCTCATCTTAAGATAATTCGGCTGATAATGCAAAccaatataaaacattttaatcttaatttaaaatgtgaagtatatattttattactttaaataatatttaatcaaatataCACTTTGACTATATTTGACTTAATAACTTTTGATTAATTCCTTTGGTGTCTTCTTATAcataggtatgtacatatatttaaggCTTGATATTGTGTTTCATTTTGTTGttcctttgaaaatttaacgaattttcTTTCGGAAGATATGTAGTTAAGTGTGGTCAAAAATAcgcttatttctttttcaaatcattGAGTATaactttgcaaacaaaatatcgAATATCGTagctaaaaagaaaacactttttttcaaacataacCACTTGATTCTAACTTTAAGGCCGCTTCATAGGTAGGTAGTCCGGTTTTGTCAATAATTTTGCTCATATCCAGACGAATAATACCGTTATCGTTGATAGAATCCAAATCCAGCATTGCATCATCGGTTGTGGAATGTGTAGTGTCACTACGACGATGATTGTCACTTGTAGACGCTGCTGGAGCTTCTTCGATCACTGTAGCTGTTGCTGTTTGAGGTGATGATGAGACCGCCGCCGAATCTGATGGAgacaatgatgatgatgctgaagTTATTCCAGCAGCAACAGCGCCAACGCCTCCGCCGCTGCCCCCGCCACCGAAAGTAGTGGGCGTATTATCTCCTTCATTATCATTGTTGTTAATTGCATTTTCATATTTCGCatgcgacgacgacgatgacgatgaagtCACCAATTGATGCGTTGAGATCCTCCTACGATCATCCTCTATAATTGCATTGTGATGCATGTCGCCTCTGTAGTTATTGTTACTATCGTCAGCTATTGTCGGACTTTGCAGAGGTGTGCAATAGCATGTTGTGTCGCTATCAACTCCTCCCACTGGAGAATTTGCATTATTGACATCGACCGTCACGACCACCTGATCCAAGCCACTGTCACTCGACAATGACATAGAATCATCATACCGAAACTTTCCACACAAAGGACAACCCTGATAGTAGGGATGATGATTGAGTAATCTTCCTTCGGCAAGATTATGGGCAGCGTATGGCAGAGATTTTCTGCTTAAGGCACTTGCACCAAAACGACCTGAAGAAGCTGCAGCTGCTGCCACCCCAAGTTGGAATAAATTTTCTGCCTCAGCACGTTGCAAAGAACAGCACGACTGAGCACTAAGAACTTTCTTAATTCTCAAACTATTGGTATTACCAGTACCACCATTTGAAATGAACTTGGGAATGCTAACGTTGGCATTGCCCGATGACCCAGATACATCATTCATTGACCGATAATCCGGCGGCGGAGATATTCTGCTTGGTCGGTGGTTTGTCTCCTGCATGGCTACCATAACGGCATCGTATGAAGGTGGTGGTTCATGACTTAATGCTGGAAGTGCTAACCCCTCCGATGATTCCATGAATAGGCCAGATGTCTCATAGCACTGCAGAagagttgaaaaaaataaatataaagaatttaattgagAAATCGTTTCGTAAAATATACAGTAGTGGATTTGAGGTTGTTATAAGTGTTGCGTAAAATCAGgccatacaaaagaaaaaaagaaaatgcttccgcgtttttttaagattaatttgaaacattttaaatcttaaaagattttttgaaatttgttttaatattttataaaatattataagaatTTGAACTGAGTATCGGAGAAAGGAAAACCATCacgaatttaatcaaaaaatagcTACTTTATAATTTAAGATAGCCTTAAAAAAGCTTTGAGTATcgtgtgtgtttgtttttaattttaaaaagtaatccCTCAATatgcttttctttcaaaaacatatcacccaaattaaaaatgtcatgaaataaaatgacaaataaaaagaagccttCTATCGCCCAGAAAGAAAATTCCACAAAGCCCAAAATCAATGTTAAAATACcatgacgtttttttttgtttattttgagcactacgacattttgatttttaaattgtatcggTTAAACGCTATCATTAAAcgcaagaaatgtcaaatcgcCCAAAGACTCGTAACGTCAAGAAAGCCTTATTTCTCTTTCAGAAATCGAAATAAGtccaatttttaaagacaaataaaCCGTGTGCGTATAAACAGTGAACTATGTATGGGGAATGGTGCCCCCTGCAAGCACCTCCCCATCATGGGCTAACTAGAGGATTTGGGGTAGgtgcaaagtttctttaaatccAGATTCTGTAAATGCTAAGAAACCTTGTAGACATCCAAATTAGCATCTACCCCAAATAATATATAGTGAGCCCAAGTTTGGGTGTTGAAGGGGGGGCTCCAACCACGCGAAATCTCTTGGGCgtctgaaatttataaatttaggcTTTACGACATTAAAAGTTGGTCTAAGTGATATGAGATTTCAATTGAACTTTGTGAGGTTTTCTTAGTAATATTTTGTACTTAGTAAGAAATCGTAATAATATGTGTCATAGAacccaaatacaaaat
This window of the Eupeodes corollae chromosome 3, idEupCoro1.1, whole genome shotgun sequence genome carries:
- the LOC129952499 gene encoding uncharacterized protein LOC129952499 is translated as MSSIKHLEVMAAFSHFNGHENHKNSTMTSLTFTTTTTTTTTTTTAEVAISSFGVNSVYNQNDISSSPQIGGLGLLHQQNLRSGTINGGVGTFGGGYSVGSLSGGAPVMGGSFSSGGSNSIGGGGGGGSLDGSNSINGNVNVLLGGAMLSVVTTVLCVVCYCCHRNIKKRTEAAYRQRWIENDTNMEIYSVEQCYETSGLFMESSEGLALPALSHEPPPSYDAVMVAMQETNHRPSRISPPPDYRSMNDVSGSSGNANVSIPKFISNGGTGNTNSLRIKKVLSAQSCCSLQRAEAENLFQLGVAAAAASSGRFGASALSRKSLPYAAHNLAEGRLLNHHPYYQGCPLCGKFRYDDSMSLSSDSGLDQVVVTVDVNNANSPVGGVDSDTTCYCTPLQSPTIADDSNNNYRGDMHHNAIIEDDRRRISTHQLVTSSSSSSSHAKYENAINNNDNEGDNTPTTFGGGGSGGGVGAVAAGITSASSSLSPSDSAAVSSSPQTATATVIEEAPAASTSDNHRRSDTTHSTTDDAMLDLDSINDNGIIRLDMSKIIDKTGLPTYEAALKLESSGYV